From the Homo sapiens chromosome 1, GRCh38.p14 Primary Assembly genome, one window contains:
- the PALMD gene encoding palmdelphin produces MEEAELVKGRLQAITDKRKIQEEISQKRLKIEEDKLKHQHLKKKALREKWLLDGISSGKEQEEMKKQNQQDQHQIQVLEQSILRLEKEIQDLEKAELQISTKEEAILKKLKSIERTTEDIIRSVKVEREERAEESIEDIYANIPDLPKSYIPSRLRKEINEEKEDDEQNRKALYAMEIKVEKDLKTGESTVLSSIPLPSDDFKGTGIKVYDDGQKSVYAVSSNHSAAYNGTDGLAPVEVEELLRQASERNSKSPTEYHEPVYANPFYRPTTPQRETVTPGPNFQERIKIKTNGLGIGVNESIHNMGNGLSEERGNNFNHISPIPPVPHPRSVIQQAEEKLHTPQKRLMTPWEESNVMQDKDAPSPKPRLSPRETIFGKSEHQNSSPTCQEDEEDVRYNIVHSLPPDINDTEPVTMIFMGYQQAEDSEEDKKFLTGYDGIIHAELVVIDDEEEEDEGEAEKPSYHPIAPHSQVYQPAKPTPLPRKRSEASPHENTNHKSPHKNSISLKEQEESLGSPVHHSPFDAQTTGDGTEDPSLTALRMRMAKLGKKVI; encoded by the exons gataaaagaaaaatacaggaagaaaTCTCACAGAAGCGTCTGAAAATAGAGGAAGACAAACTAAAGCACCAGCATTTGAAG AAAAAGGCCTTGAGGGAGAAATGGCTTCTAGATGGAATCAGCAGCGGAAAAGAACAGGAAGAGATGAAGAAGCAAAATCAACAAGACCAGCACCAGATCCAGGTTCTAGAACAAAGTATCCTCAG GCTTGAGAAAGAGATCCAAGATCTTGAAAAAGCTGAACTGCAAATCTCAACGAAGGAAGAGGccattttaaagaaactaaagtCAATTGAGCGGACAACAGAAGACATTATAAGA TCTGTGAaagtggaaagagaagaaagagcagaAG AGTCAATTGAGGACATCTATGCTAATATCCCTGACCTTCCAAAGTCCTACATACCTTCTAGGTTAAGGAAggagataaatgaagaaaaagaagatgatgAACAAAATAGGAAAG CTTTATATGCCATGGAAATTAAAGTTGAAAAAGACTTGAAGACTGGAGAAAGTACAGTTCTGTCTTCAATACCTCTGCCATCAGATGACTTTAAAGGTACAGGAATAAAAGTTTATGATGATGGGCAAAAGTCAGTGTATGCAGTAAGTTCTAATCACAGTGCAGCATACAATGGCACCGATGGCCTGGCACCAGTTGAAGTAGAGGAACTTCTAAGACAAGCCTCAGAGAGAAACTCTAAATCCCCAACAGAGTATCATGAGCCTGTATATGCCAATCCCTTTTACAGGCCTACAACCCCACAGAGAGAAACGGTGACCCCTGGACCAAACTTTCAAGAAAGGATAAAGATTAAAACTAATGGACTGGGTATTGGTGTAAATGAATCCATACACAATATGGGCAATGGTCTTTCAGAGGAAAGGGGAAACAACTTCAATCACATCAGTCCCATTCCGCCAGTGCCTCATCCCCGATCAGTGATTCAACAAGCAGAAGAGAAGCTTCACACCCCGCAAAAAAGGCTAATGACTCCTTGGGAAGAATCGAATGTCATGCAGGACAAAGATGCACCCTCTCCAAAGCCAAGGCTGAGCCCCAGAGAGACAATATTTGGGAAATCTGAACACCAGAATTCTTCACCCACTTGTCAGGAGGACGAGGAAGATGTCAGATATAATATCGTtcattccctgcctccagacaTAAATGATACAGAACCGGTGACAATGATTTTCATGGGGTATCAGCAGGCAGAAGACAGTGAAGAAGATAAGAAGTTTCTGACAGGATATGATGGGATCATCCATGCTGAGCTGGTTGTGattgatgatgaggaggaggaggatgaaggagAAGCAGAGAAACCGTCCTACCACCCCATAGCTCCCCATAGTCAGGTGTACCAGCCAGCCAAACCAACACCACTTCCTAGAAAAAGATCAGAAGCTAGTCCTCATGAAAACACAAATCATAAATCCCCCCACAAAAATTCCATATCTCTGAAAGAGCAAGAAGAAAGCTTAGGCAGCCCTGTCCACCATTCCCCATTTGATGCTCAGACAACTGGAGATGGGACTGAGGATCCATCCTTAACAG CTTTAAGGATGAGAATGGCAAAGCTGGGAAAAAAGGTGATCTAA